From a region of the Bacillales bacterium genome:
- a CDS encoding P1 family peptidase has protein sequence MRRRISDYGIKIGTLPPGEENAITDVEGVRVGHLTLNEGAVKTGVTAVIPHPGSLFREKLPAAVHVMNGFAKPVGTVQVEELGELETPIVLTNTLSVGTATDALISYMLDRHPEIGDTASTVNPLVFECNDGYLNDIRGQHVKKEHVLQALEQAETHVDEGAVGAGTGMSCFGLKGGIGTASRLTDHGMLGVLVLTNFGKIEDLLIDGRPIGREWADGACEEPDQGSIIVVVASEAGLTSRQLKRVIKRTAVGIARTGSFVGHGSGEIAIGFSTKRTETGVNETELDGLFRAAAEATEEAILNSLAAAETTVGRDGRVRRSLQELAARIL, from the coding sequence ATGCGCAGACGAATTAGCGATTACGGGATTAAAATAGGAACATTGCCGCCGGGAGAGGAAAATGCGATCACCGACGTCGAAGGCGTGCGGGTCGGCCACTTGACGCTTAATGAAGGTGCGGTGAAAACGGGGGTGACCGCGGTCATCCCCCATCCCGGTAGTCTTTTTCGTGAAAAATTGCCGGCAGCGGTGCACGTCATGAACGGGTTTGCCAAACCAGTCGGAACGGTGCAGGTCGAGGAGCTCGGCGAGCTGGAAACGCCGATCGTATTGACGAATACGTTGAGCGTCGGTACGGCAACAGACGCATTGATTTCGTACATGCTTGACAGGCATCCGGAGATCGGTGATACGGCGTCAACGGTCAATCCGCTCGTGTTCGAGTGCAATGACGGTTATTTGAATGACATACGCGGACAGCACGTGAAGAAGGAACATGTGCTTCAGGCGCTGGAACAGGCGGAAACGCATGTCGATGAAGGGGCGGTAGGAGCAGGGACAGGGATGTCGTGTTTCGGTTTGAAAGGCGGCATCGGCACGGCATCCCGCCTGACCGACCACGGAATGCTCGGCGTCCTTGTTTTAACGAATTTCGGAAAAATAGAGGACTTGCTCATCGACGGCCGCCCGATCGGCCGCGAATGGGCCGATGGTGCTTGCGAAGAGCCTGATCAAGGCTCGATCATCGTCGTTGTGGCATCAGAAGCGGGGCTGACTTCGCGTCAGCTCAAACGCGTGATCAAAAGAACGGCAGTCGGCATTGCCCGAACGGGCTCGTTTGTCGGCCATGGCAGCGGTGAAATTGCCATTGGTTTTTCCACGAAACGCACGGAAACAGGAGTAAACGAAACGGAGCTTGATGGGTTGTTTCGCGCGGCCGCGGAAGCGACGGAAGAAGCGATTTTGAACTCGCTCGCCGCAGCGGAAACGACCGTCGGCCGTGACGGCCGTGTCCGGCGCTCGCTGCAAGAGTTGGCCGCGCGGATTTTATGA